Within the Medicago truncatula cultivar Jemalong A17 chromosome 4, MtrunA17r5.0-ANR, whole genome shotgun sequence genome, the region ATTGAATTTATTGTTGTGTCTTTCTTTTTCATGCTCACTGtaaattgaaattcaaagtAGAACTTGAAACCAAGGGAAAATCTGGAAGATGAAATTCAGGGGGGAAGAGGGAGGAAGTGATGTAGGTATTCttaacaaacatattttttggtttttgactTGTGTATCCCTTCTGGCTTTGCCATGAGATTTACTTCACCACACATTGTTGTGATTGGTTGGTTACAAGGTCCCTTCCGGTATTATTGATGATGGATTATAGTGGCGAGCCAAAAATCCACCATACACATGGTGGATGGATGGTGTAATAGCAAATGATCTCTGACTAAGTGATCAAAATTGGGAATAGTTGTTACTCCTTTTTAAAAAGTGTTAATGATTAACTATAATTCACATATATATTTAAGACAATAGTTTTTTTCATTATTGGACAATGGACATTTGATTGTTAGAATATATGAAAAACTAGACAAAGTCTTGGCCGCTTTCATCTCTAGTCTGTTGGATAAACTGAATCGAGTTTCATAGCAAATCAATCCACTTTACGAAGTACAGGGGTTTAATTGTTTTCAGGCTTTTAGTTTTTACTGCATCAATGTTGTCAGTGACCCTTACTTTTACAGGATATACATATACAATCTCAGGAATTGGATGAACCAGAAATAATGCAACAACTTTCGCCTAATTCATGTGCTCAGATTGATTCGCTGATGCAGAAGATTTAACCGAATAACTCCCAACACAATCTTCTGTTTGTAACTTGAATTTGCCATGCCAGAGCAAGTTGGGAGACCTTGTCTTTATTTGGACATCTCCTAGCCTGtaaattcatcaacattatGTACTAGTGATGGTTGGTTATGCTGCAGATCCTGTACtcatttgcttaattttatttaaccAAAATGTATCGAATCCTTATGCCTGGCAAGAGTAGGAGTTTAATGTATTGCTTGATCTGGAATTTACCTTTGTATGATTAGGTGGTAAACTTATACCGCTCACCGCAGCAGAAATGCAAACAACCTGCAGGGTTACTAATGTATtattaattgattgattgatttggAGGTGGGTTTCAAATGAAAATTTGTTAAGGGAACTTCTGGTTGGAAAGTTTGTGTTCTTGGTAGGGGTGTGAAAAACACTGGTGCACACAAACCGTTTTGCGTAACCTATTTAATAAGGCCAAATTATTTTGCTAAAAAACTGACCCGATTTGTTTCATTatacaaaaaatcattttggttGCTCTGATAGTGTTGATTTGAAACCTTGAAGTGTCTTCATTTAGTACTACGCACATAAAAACCCAACCGCACCTGGCTCAGAACAAGAGATCGCAAGAGAAAAACAGAGTGAGCGAGCCAGAAAATGAGAGAACGAGATAAACACTGTTTTAAGTTCATTTAGTACTACGGTTTTAAGTTCATTTAGTACTACGTCAACTCAACGCATGTTGTCTTGTCTAATgtatttttatactaaaatgCATGGGGTTGGTGGAAGCTACGGTATTTAAAAGATACAATGACCTCAACTTAATAAGGTCCTCAACATACCAAGGACTCCATTGCTAGAAgaatattttttacttaattatgGGCAGACAATTATACAGGACATTTTATTTCTACTAATTAACGGATCCCACttaaaataggaaaaatatagataaaagtTGGTCTCATTGTCTCAAACTCATGCGATTCCTgctcttttcaattttttttttctttctaatatacATATTAGTGGACATATTTaagaacttttttatttattttactagcATTGGAGCTATTTCCTTAAtacttataataaaaaattataaataaaaatgacatgCACGTGAAATCCATTTAGgtacaatttttaatttacaaCCATTGTGGATGTTCTAACATTGTTGAtggttttcttaaaaaaaaacaaatacattgTTGGTGGAGCAGAACGGCTCTTTTATAGACAACGGAGGAAAATTTAGCACtactattttgtttttgaaatcaACAACAAAGCTACCtacattttatcaattttttttttcttttttttcgcAGTGATGACAATCAGGCAGTGAATATCGAGGACTTCACCAgcagtttatttttttggattaaataaGTAGTTTAAAGCCATAGAGTAGTTTGAATTTGCAAAATGGATAATATTGATTCCACAGCTTTGTTCGTCACACTAACTAACTAGAGGTAAGATGAAAAAGAATGAAGCACAATGATACATCTCTATATTAGAGATATTGAACCATCAAGTAGAATCTTCCATGGATACATGCCATACCTAGTTATTCCGAGAGGATAGTTACCTTGGCCTAAATTGATAGCTAGAGTTTTCATCTTTGCTTCACTCCAAATCAAAGGTGCAGCCTTAGAGTCAATGCCTAGCATTCTCCTTTAACCAGTAGCTGAATCTTGAAATAAATAGGAACAGTGAAACTCCTCCTTCAGACTCTCCACAGGACTATTGTTCTTGATGTGCCAGAATTTTCCATATTCATTAAAAACCTTAGCCAAGTGAATATCCAAGTTAACTCCAATTGGCAGAGAATTTTAGATGATGAGCAGGAGACTGCAACAAACAAGAACATAGATGGCACATAGGCTCAGAATGGTCCTGCAACAAAAACTGCTTCCAGTGGTCAAAGAGAGTACAAGGTATTGAAACAGAAGACACTTGAGATAGGATCTtcagagagaaacacaaagctaATAACTGGCTTCTCCACCTAAGTCCGTTGGGAAGCACACTGTCCCCAGATATATTTTTTCCACATAATGGATGGTTCTCAACAAGAGACACTGGACACATGAAACTTGGGCTCAATTGACATTGATCACCAACTGCTTTGATGATTGATTGTTGAACAGGATAGGATTTTTGAGCAACAAATACTTCATAGCTCAGAGGGGATCCTGATGGACCATCCAAAGGAGTAGAAGCAGCATGAGTGAGAGCAAGAATTGTGTGTTGCCATATTGATGGACCAAGAGAACTTGTGATAGACCTTAATATCGGTAAATCATTTAGATCTATGCTCTGGAAATCTACTCTATCCACATAGAGAATGACATCTGGAGGAAACTTTTTCATATACCTCTTTACCGATGATAGTATCTTTTTGTTGAAAGATTGCTCCTTCATAGGGGACCTGAGACCAGGTGTGTCGAGGATTCTGATATTGACTCCGTCTACAATTCCATAAACCTCTCTTACAGAGGTTGTGGCAGGTTCAAATGCATCTGTCATTACCATTGTATCGCCAAAAATAGAATTAATGGTTGCACTCTTTCCCACACCACTTTTCCCGAGAACTAGAATGTTCAAAGAAAAGTCTAAATCATCCTCCAAATCTTCTTCAAGCTTTTTTGCCAATATTTTTGCTGAACTAATGACAAATTCTTGATGTGAGCGCCTTTCAATATCTGCAACCAACCTGCATAAAACTTTTGAAACCAAGGAATCTTCAAGAGAGAAATTTATTCGCTGGACAAGCCTCAAGAATTCGACACTCATGGTCTGTATCTCGtgtattttttccttttcattttcacttatGTTGTGTTGGAACCAAACTTGAGCATCACCACCTGGTAAGGAACTCAAACTAGCTGGACCTTTGAGGAAAAGAACATCAGATTGATCAGCATAAGTGACTGTAACTCTGTTGCAATCTGATTCACCTACactatcaaaatatattaattgactTCTCACATCATCCTTTGCTAAGTTCATTCTTCCATGTGGACTTGTTACTGTTTCTTCTTGATGACAGTTCTTTCCAGAACCTATTGAACCCAAAAGAGTCGAGAGAGCTGAAATTTGTTCCCTGAACTGCTCAAGGCGAACTGACATCAACTCTTCgacatcttcatccaaatccgAACTATCTCTTTTTGACTCTTGACTTACTGTGTTTAGCTCCATAGTAGCCTCTTCGTTTACATTGTCTCCAAAGTTAAACGTTTCCGCATTCTCGTGTGAATGGTAATCACAAAACAACCCATCTTTTAGAATAAAATCTAAACCAGTTTCAGACaaaccatttttcaaatatttacaCTCTTCAAAGAGTGCAGGATCAGAAAGTTCAGAATACTCAACACCCTGAATTTCATTACCTTCAGAAACACCATCATTGGATTCAAAACCAACAGAAGAATCATGCAACATATCTTTTGAGTCGTCTACATAATCAGTTACGCTTACCAGTTTCTCACTCTCGCATTCTTGATGAGAAGCAACATCACTTTGACCTCCATTAGTTGCAATACTTTGAATCGTTGTAGTATtatcttcaacattttcttggcaatgttccaaaaaatattcaatattttcatcaaagGCATCTGATAGAGATTCACCTGTTTCAGGATTCTGTTCTAAATAGCCAGCACTTGTATTATGCTCCAGCATTATGCTGTTGACATAACCCTCAACATCAAATTCCAATAAGTTGTTGGCATTAGAAGTTTCTTCCACCGTATCAGTGGTTTCCACTTGCAAGTTACTTTCCATTACATTATCAGTCTCAATTAACTCATCCCTAATTCCATCATCTCTATCTAAACCATATAATTtcatatcatcattttcaatttcattaaatgcaaCACTTACCTTCCCAAATTGCTCATTCTCCAAACCATCTCTGGAATACTGCGACATAACATCAGAATCAGTTGCAGTAGCAGTAGAGTCTCCATCACAAGCTACTCTTATTCCAATACCTTCTCCATCAATGGAAACATCGGAACCTGAAtcagaattttctttttcaacgtCCAGCACCTTAATTCTCGGTGCGAGGACAACATTCTCCGGTACTCTCACAACATTCATGATTTCACCACCATCTTCTTCGTCATCATCTTCGTTTTCCTCTTCGTCGTCGTAAGTAGACAAATGAGCGAAGGGAGTAACACGCAGAGGCACTTGTTCGAGAAGGGGAAGTTCTTCGTCAAGTTCAAAAcactcttcttcttcatcttcttgaGATGCGTAATGTGGTTCTTCTTCTAGGTCAGAATGCGAAGCGGTTTCGGAAAGAGTGGCGTCACTTGACAAATCAAATTCAGAATCAGAATTATCAATTGTAAGAGGAGCTCTGATGGGAACGGAACCTGAGAGATTCATCTGTAGAGGGAACTCGCCGGAGGCAGAGACGAATGGCTTCGAATTCGACGCCATGCGAgcgttgtgtttgtttgtttgttagaGATAGCAAAGTGGCTAACCGTCGAAGCGAAGCGTTAatagatttgaatttgaatttggacCCTTTCATCCCTACAAAGCGATTTTGGGAAAAATTTACTTCTCACCTCTTCAGTGAGTCCCCACACCCCAACAAATTTAACAAATTCCATTTTGTTAAAAGTTTTCAATGGTGTACATCcaacaatttaactttttttttggttacatcagagaagaaaaaagcaagcaaaaaaataaataaagaaaatgacagCAATGATAAGCAACATACATTCTATATGTCCTAAGCAGCAAGCGAAACTCCGTAGGAGGAGGATCTAGCAAAATCAACATATCACTAGTGGACTCTGTTCCAAGCTTGACTAAATAGTCAACACATATATTTTCCTCCTTAAAAGTGTGACATAGCTTAAACTCCCAATACTTAGCCACATACTTTCTTATAATGACTATTTAATTTCCATATCGATAAGTGAAAACATTTGCATGCCCCATTAGATGAATAGTATGCATGAAATCAATCTAGCAAACAGTGCCTTTTAAACCTTCgttcaaacaaatttaaatcTCGTGCATCAAAGTCAAACTTTATGCATGAAGAATATTGGAGTAATTAATATTACTATGGAACTCGCGCATGAATGAGTTTTaaagttataatattttattattaaaagtgtctaagaaatattaatgttttaaagttttaatGTTTATAACAGTGAATATCGAatatattttatgataaattaagaaattactatAATACTTttaaacaatgaaataaaataaaaggtatGCATCCTTTtgtgttgaattttttcttccttttaatcattctcatttaaattattctattatttttataatatttattagttTAAAATTAGTTGAGATGTTAAAGTTGCCATGTGATGCATTTGCACTTTACTCTTTGCTttaaaaaagagagaataataTGTCTTGAAATACAAGTTAAACActcttctttttttagaaaaaataatcaaacattttttaatataatacgACTTGTtatataaacttatttttttttgtttgtttaaccAATATCTAAATACACtcattaacattttctcattttaATGTAATTTAATAAACGAAACTTTTAAAATAGAGTCTTCTTTCATGACCATCATCCTCTATAAGCATTCAATTTTTCACTCCACCATAAAGAACATATCTAACTAGAAACACTCAGCATTGCACATGTGTTGGGGAAACaagttaagaaagaaaataaatgaagtttaatattgaaattaataatgattaaactTGTAATAAATTCAATACGTCACCTTTCATTTCAAGGCCACcgtttttttcacaaaaaaattagGTGGGCAAAATGGAAAATGTGGGGTGCAGTTATAAAAAATCCTAGGAAGCTCCGTAAGTAAATTGAACAGAATCTGCCTGCTTCTTCTCGTCTTTGCAGCATCAATGGCGATTGCGCATTGCTTCTTCTCCTTCCATGCGCCATTCACCACGAGACGAAACATTATCGTCTCTTCGAAAACTGGTCAAAGGAAAAACTATCTGCGACCTAAAATTCTCAAAACCCTAACAAAACCCTCTCTATCCATTTCTCCCACTCTTTTACAACCACCGACACCGCAACAATTTCTCTCCCCTCCTCAAGAACTTGAACTCGGTAGTGATGTACCCGCCGACGAAATGCACGGCGAAGATATCGCCGGAGCTGTTGGTGAGACTGGTGAATTTGAAGAATTACGAGTGTCTGTGTACACAGCAAAAGACAATGGTGTTTTTGGTAATGTTTCTGCTAAGGAGATTTTCAAATACGGTGGTATATATTTGATTGGTGCTTTTGTGTTTCAAACTGTTTGTTACCTTTGGAATTCGAGAAATGAACATTCCAATGGGGATTTGGAAGTGGGTGAAAGGGAAAAGAGGAACATTTTGTTTGATGGGAATGGGAAAACTGTGGAGGATCAAGTTTTGGAAAAGAGAATTGAGGAAATTAAGTTAATGGCGAGGGAAGCTCGAAGAATTGAGTTATTGGAGAAGCAAGGAAAAGGGGAAGAGGAAGAGAATGGGGATCCTGAAATCGATGGTATTGAGAAAGAGATTGGCGAGCGTTTGTTGAAGCTGAAGAATAGGATTAAGAGTAACAAGGATAGTTCAGCAGCATTGCGATTAAATGGTCGTGGAAATTCTGATGAGGATGGTGATATGAGTGTGAATCAGGGGATAGAGGAATTAGTGTTTAAGAAAAAGTCTAAATTTAAAAGCCCTTCGACTAAGGCTACAAGAACACCGAAGGGATTTCCAGGGACTCAAGATCGTAGGGTTTCAAGTGTAAAACCCCAAGATTATGGAAGTCAGGTTACTGATCGTGCAGGAATATTGGATGGCGATAAGCAAGTGAATCAACAAGATGTGACAGACAAAAATGCTTCTGGTGTTCCATTGGAAGAAAGAGGTAAAACAGTTGATGACAAGTCTGGGGAAATTCAAAATGAAGGGAAGAATTTGGAAGAAATGATTGAAGCACCTAATACGAAAACAAAGGATGGAGTTACACCCAAGAGCATAAACAATGGTAATGTGATCAATGCATAACTTCTATTTATTTGAACTCTTATTAGTTATTGTCAATTGGAGTTAATTAGTTAGATATTTTGAATTGcctatttgttttttatgtatGCTGTTACTTTTGGCACCGTTGTTcgaaaattattatatatcgGAATTATGGTAtagtaaaaatttatattaatttgtaGTTTCAActgtcaacttttttttttttgatagatttCAACGTGTTTGCTACAAGTAATTAGTGAAGATAGGTTTGCTTGGGACAAATTTAGCACAATTtgagttattttttatatgtttaggTGCTTTCCCGGAGACTAGTATTGGGATGTCTTCACCTGAAGTAAGAGAATTGAGGACACAAAACACCCAGGGTTTTGAAAAGGATAATGTGGACAGTATAAATGGCAGTTCAGGACATGGAttagctaaaaaaaattcagcagCTAACAAAGCCAAAGTTAAACAAGAAAAATCTAAGACTGATATTTGGTGGTTGAACCTACGTTATGTTCTAGTATGTGCAAGACAATTCTTTTTGTTTACCTATTTTTCAGTAGCATATCCATAACGGGACTTATTAGTTATACCCAAAAGTACTACATTGTTTATCCTTTCTTAAAGAAATATGACCTTGTGAAATTTTTTAGTTGTATAAAGTATACAAGTATATAGTTCAATCCTTAAAAACTTCAACAAAGTCAAATATCCTAGGTTGTAGGATCTTTTCTTGAAATACACTTGAGATTTCTTTTGTTTGCATTGGGTTTATAGGAAATAGACATATGTTTGGTTGATTAATCATAACGTGTGGGCCCCTATGTGTATCCATTTGCACCTGACCATGAAATCATATCTCTTTGTGAAGGTTATTCTCATGCAAAGAGGCTCCAACGGGGAAGGTCACAAAGGTCTCTATAGTTTAAACTTCACCTCTAAGGAACGGGAACAAAATGATGATTCCTATACCGTTGCTTTTGAGGATCCGGCTGATGCCAACAACTTTTGTTTCCTATTGGAATCCTATTTTGAAGATTTGGGCGACAATTTTAGTGCCAATGCAGTTCCCATGTCAATACAAGTAAGAATATCAGCTTTCACAGCAAATAAAAACTTATATGCACTAACATACCAACTTAAATGTCTCATCGTTCTTGTTGAACCATGCACTTGTttgtaattgaaaattttgtataGATTTTTTAGTTAGCCATTGTGTGTATAATTTTACTTGGTGTATGTCACGTCTAAAAGGAGTATACATATTGTTTCGTAGGAATTGAATGAAGAAATAATATTTCATGGCGAGAAAGTAGTAGTTGTTAAAAAGAGGCAGCTTCAACTCTATGCCGGGCAGCTACTTACTGATGTTGAGATGGCGTTGTGCTCGATAATAGAACAAGATCAGAATGTGCCATAATTGGTGACATGAAGATGAATGATATCATTCCAACCAAAATTGGTAGGCAGTGAAATTACAGTGTATAACttccatcaaaatcaaaagttgGAGTTGATGACGCTAAACTGCCCAGCAAAGGTGAAGACTGCTTATCACTACTACTACTGACTGAACTTAGGTGGTAGGTTTCTGTTTGTAAATTCTATGTAAGTTGCAACATATCCCATCAAGGGACATGTCCTTGCCGGTGTCATTAGGCACATGATCTTATAGAAGTTCTAGGGAATATTTGGAGTAGGTAATATATAAGGGAAGTTCATACtgtgtaaaattttaaattttggaagTTAGTCAAATTGCAAGAatgttaaaacaatttttttcgaGTTTAGCAATGATTTTTGTAACCAACACACATGCAATACGAAATGTTAGGAGTtcattttaaattcataaaaattacgGCAACTGTATATATAAATGAAACATCATGCAAAAGAGAGTTAAACAAAGTAGCATTACTAGTTACTAGGGGAATGAATTCTGGTTTGAAcgtatacttttttttgaagtgCAACAGCAAGATCAAGCTCAATACACAGAGCTAGAGGGGTTGGAGCAATTGGATTTGTAGGAGAATCTTTTGATCACTAGACAATGGTGGTAAAGGGGTATGTGACCGACATTGATAACTTACAAAAGAGATGGTTCAAGGGTAAAAAtcaattgatgtagaaagtagTGGAAGTGGTAATAGAGGTGAGATCGAGTCAGAAGTGGTTGGAGTGGGATGCAGAGAAGAGAATAAACTAAAAGAAGGTAACATCATCCAAGACTACACGGCGACAAGTAGGAGAGTAGTCCTTTTGAGATCGAGAATCACTTGGAAAACAGTTTAAATTTCATACGAGAGGTGTAAAATAGTCATTAGTGTTGGTGAGTTAGATTTTAAATGTTTATGGTCGTACAGGCTTGAGTAGGGTTTTTAATGATGTTATCATGCTTTTTCTCTAATTAAGAGGAATGCTTTCATCAGGGAGATAAACTCGCCCCTTGTAGTAATAGATAAAGAGGGGGTTTTATTGCAACAAAATTTATAAGGCTTAAACGTACTTTTTACCCCTTAAGTTtacaaaagttgcaatttttatccccttttaaaaaaatggcaaaagtaaTCCCTCATGTTTAGCGCCTTTTGTAAAACTCCAATTTTGATTTGGTCAATGccatgtggcacctcacttgAGTGAGTTGGATGCCAcgtgtgtattttttaaattaaaaaatatacagCTGGCAACTTTTTATGCTGAGTGGCTTGACACATGGCGTTGACGAGGTCAAAATTGGAGTTTTGCAAAAGGGGCTAAACATGATGGgccacttttgccatttttttaaaaagggctaaaattgcaacttttgcaaacaTAGGGGGTAAAAAGTGTGTTTAAGCCAATTTATAAATGTTTGTGGAAGGTAGAGTTAGCTACATACATGTACCTAACTAATTTTTGTAAGTTGAAGTAGAGGAGAGCACAAGATATGAAAGATAAATTGTTGTCTAAAATCGTGTGCAATTATATATACAATCAAACAAAGTAGcaatcatttttattctttcaatGTTCCACTTAGTATCTACTataaaaagggaaaataaagtagcaattttttttttttactttcaatttaAAGATTGCAAATCTTGCTAATCCAATTTGA harbors:
- the LOC11409013 gene encoding translocase of chloroplast 159, chloroplastic, which encodes MASNSKPFVSASGEFPLQMNLSGSVPIRAPLTIDNSDSEFDLSSDATLSETASHSDLEEEPHYASQEDEEEECFELDEELPLLEQVPLRVTPFAHLSTYDDEEENEDDDEEDGGEIMNVVRVPENVVLAPRIKVLDVEKENSDSGSDVSIDGEGIGIRVACDGDSTATATDSDVMSQYSRDGLENEQFGKVSVAFNEIENDDMKLYGLDRDDGIRDELIETDNVMESNLQVETTDTVEETSNANNLLEFDVEGYVNSIMLEHNTSAGYLEQNPETENVEDNTTTIQSIATNGGQSDVASHQECESEKLVSVTDYVDDSKDMLHDSSVGFESNDGVSEGNEIQGVEYSELSDPALFEECKYLKNGLSETGLDFILKDGLFCDYHSHENAETFNFGDNVNEEATMELNTVSQESKRDSSDLDEDVEELMSVRLEQFREQISALSTLLGSIGSGKNCHQEETVTSPHGRMNLAKDDVRSQLIYFDSVGESDCNRVTVTYADQSDVLFLKGPASLSSLPGGDAQVWFQHNISENEKEKIHEIQTMSVEFLRLVQRINFSLEDSLVSKVLCRLVADIERRSHQEFVISSAKILAKKLEEDLEDDLDFSLNILVLGKSGVGKSATINSIFGDTMVMTDAFEPATTSVREVYGIVDGVNIRILDTPGLRSPMKEQSFNKKILSSVKRYMKKFPPDVILYVDRVDFQSIDLNDLPILRSITSSLGPSIWQHTILALTHAASTPLDGPSGSPLSYEVFVAQKSYPVQQSIIKAVGDQCQLSPSFMCPVSLVENHPLCGKNISGDSVLPNGLRWRSQLLALCFSLKILSQVSSVSIPCTLFDHWKQFLLQDHSEPMCHLCSCLLQSPAHHLKFSANWS
- the LOC11411672 gene encoding uncharacterized protein, whose product is MAIAHCFFSFHAPFTTRRNIIVSSKTGQRKNYLRPKILKTLTKPSLSISPTLLQPPTPQQFLSPPQELELGSDVPADEMHGEDIAGAVGETGEFEELRVSVYTAKDNGVFGNVSAKEIFKYGGIYLIGAFVFQTVCYLWNSRNEHSNGDLEVGEREKRNILFDGNGKTVEDQVLEKRIEEIKLMAREARRIELLEKQGKGEEEENGDPEIDGIEKEIGERLLKLKNRIKSNKDSSAALRLNGRGNSDEDGDMSVNQGIEELVFKKKSKFKSPSTKATRTPKGFPGTQDRRVSSVKPQDYGSQVTDRAGILDGDKQVNQQDVTDKNASGVPLEERGKTVDDKSGEIQNEGKNLEEMIEAPNTKTKDGVTPKSINNGAFPETSIGMSSPEVRELRTQNTQGFEKDNVDSINGSSGHGLAKKNSAANKAKVKQEKSKTDIWWLNLRYVLVILMQRGSNGEGHKGLYSLNFTSKEREQNDDSYTVAFEDPADANNFCFLLESYFEDLGDNFSANAVPMSIQELNEEIIFHGEKVVVVKKRQLQLYAGQLLTDVEMALCSIIEQDQNVP